TTATTACCTATTAACATAGACATTACTTTTCTTCTTGTAAGCATAAGATGTACGCATTAAATgcgtaaaaatgcaaaaattgagAGTGAGTTATGTTTTGTAATCAATAAACAAAATGAGATAAGCTaacaatatcattaatattaaatattcataatattcagagacaaaatcaaatatgtatcataaatttgttttgttgGAAAGGTATTAGGTATGTGTTAATCATTGTGGTACTCACAGTAAGCGGGATAAGGTGTGGATTAATCGGCAAAATGTGAAACAAGGGATGGATAATGAAGTATGGATAATAATTGGAGTCCTAAATGTACAAGTTAAAATTCCACAGTTTTATTCAGCTTGTCCCAACAGCACAATGTTGTTCCGCATAGCACAAGTATCATTCCTAGATAGGTATCTAAAAAGTAaagcaaattataaacaaataattcgttatatttatttttctacaaaaagaaggaaataatttcacatataCTCACTTCTATGTACTTTTTCCTCGCCAAGAAACCAGCCTGTGATTGCAGTGAATACAAAGGTAAGAGAATTTGAAACTGGCACAGCCAGAGATATGTCAGTGTTCTGCAAAATCAGGAAATACAGCACTGAGCCACATTGGTTAACAATAAATGGCACAAGATactgtaaaaagaaatacaattataaatattactttcataatacaaaattattacttgataaaattgttaataataaatgtgacaaacttttaaattagttataagaaatataaact
Above is a genomic segment from Linepithema humile isolate Giens D197 chromosome 6, Lhum_UNIL_v1.0, whole genome shotgun sequence containing:
- the LOC105676983 gene encoding transmembrane protein 234 homolog, coding for MAVTIDSVIYLFLVAIFWGVTNPFIKRGARGLENVKATSAYGQFIKEFIFLITNLKYLVPFIVNQCGSVLYFLILQNTDISLAVPVSNSLTFVFTAITGWFLGEEKVHRNTYLGMILVLCGTTLCCWDKLNKTVEF